The following proteins are co-located in the Periplaneta americana isolate PAMFEO1 chromosome 12, P.americana_PAMFEO1_priV1, whole genome shotgun sequence genome:
- the LOC138710099 gene encoding protein AMN1 homolog, producing the protein MMSNLGRVRSLLSLCVDEAVQCLEHNIDTLEMLPPNLKSRLLAVACKRGSVSSDVLECLLHKNVKILDLSECNVSDDSIRLIHKCRYLEKLDLNPGRNQTRDITSAALLDLFPAIPYLSNLYLRRCTAVTDQVTASIASSCPALTELDVGGCVALTDESLKMLSNLKNLCSLNISHSQASDEGILALVQGDCGKSLEELHLENCLHVTDFAIEAIVLHCNNLKILIFDGCPVSDASRIALETLLAKSKVKHLSWSIY; encoded by the exons ATGATGTCGAACTTGGGTAGAGTGCGAAGTTTGCTGTCCTT GTGTGTAGATGAAGCTGTGCAGTGCTTGGAGCATAATATTGACACACTAGAAATGCTTCCTCCAAACCTCAAAAGCAGACTTCTTGCAGTTGCCTGCAAGCGAGGCAGTGTGAGCAGCGATGTTCTGGAGTGTTTACTGCATAAGAACGTGAAGATACTGGATCTGAGCGAGTGCAATGTCAGTGACGACTCAATACGTTTAATACATAAGTGCAGATATTTAGAGAAGCTGGATCTGAACCCAGGACGAAACCAAACAAGAGACATTACTTCTGCAG CCCTCCTGGATCTCTTCCCCGCAATTCCCTACCTATCAAACCTGTACCTGCGTCGCTGCACAGCTGTGACAGACCAAGTAACGGCTTCCATCGCCAGCAGCTGCCCTGCCCTCACGGAGCTCGATGTCGGTGGGTGTGTGGCACTTACTGACGAATCCCTCAAGATGCTAAGCAATCTCAAGAACCTTTGTTCGCTAAATATATCGCACTCTCAG GCAAGTGACGAGGGTATCCTGGCCCTAGTGCAGGGAGACTGTGGGAAGTCCCTGGAAGAGCTGCATCTCGAGAACTGCTTGCATGTGACAGACTTCGCGATAGAGGCCATTGTTCTCCACTGCAACAACTTGAAGATCCTCATCTTTGATGGATGTCCTGTCTCAG ATGCAAGCAGAATTGCATTGGAAACTCTATTGGCCAAGTCGAAAGTGAAACATCTGTCTTGGAGCATCTACTGA